From the genome of Anopheles moucheti chromosome 3, idAnoMoucSN_F20_07, whole genome shotgun sequence, one region includes:
- the LOC128302210 gene encoding isocitrate dehydrogenase [NADP] cytoplasmic, translating into MASKIKAGPVVDILGDEMTRIIWDSIKEKLILPFLDIELHTYDLGMEHRDATNDQVTVDCAEAIKRFNVGIKCATITPDEARVEEFKLKQMWRSPNGTIRNILGGTVFREAIICKNVPRLVPGWEKPIIIGRHAHGDQYKATDFLVPGAGKLEMKFTPADGSEPQTYVVNEYKSPGVAMGMYNLDDSIRDFAHSSFKVAVDRKFPLYLSTKNTILKKYDGRFKDIFQEIYDKDYKKQFESLGIWYEHRLIDDMVAYCMKAEGGFVWACKNYDGDVQSDTVAQGFGSLGLMTSVLVCPDGRTVESEAAHGTVTRHYRQHQQGKETSTNPIASIFAWTRGLLHRAKLDDNAELKRFAETLEKVCIDTIESGFMTKDLAICIKGMANVKRSDYMETFEFMTKLGDNLQAALTQSRL; encoded by the coding sequence ATGGCGTCGAAAATTAAGGCCGGTCCAGTGGTGGACATTCTTGGCGATGAGATGACCCGCATCATCTGGGACTCGATCAAGGAGAAGCTGATCCTACCCTTCCTGGATATCGAGCTGCATACGTACGATCTTGGGATGGAACATCGCGATGCGACGAACGATCAGGTGACGGTCGACTGTGCGGAAGCGATCAAGCGCTTCAATGTTGGAATCAAGTGCGCAACGATCACGCCGGACGAAGCGCGCGTAGAAGAGTTCAAGCTGAAGCAGATGTGGCGCTCACCGAACGGTACGATCCGTAACATTCTCGGCGGCACCGTGTTCCGTGAGGCGATCATTTGCAAGAATGTGCCACGGTTGGTGCCGGGTTGGGAGAAGCCCATCATTATCGGTCGTCACGCCCACGGCGATCAGTATAAGGCGACCGATTTTCTGGTGCCCGGCGCTGGCAAGCTAGAGATGAAGTTCACCCCGGCTGATGGAAGCGAACCGCAAACGTACGTGGTGAACGAGTACAAGAGCCCGGGTGTTGCAATGGGCATGTACAATCTGGATGATTCGATTCGGGACTTTGCTCATTCCTCGTTCAAGGTTGCGGTGGATCGCAAGTTCCCCCTTTATCTTAGCACCAAGAACACCATCCTTAAGAAGTACGATGGACGGTTCAAGGACATTTTCCAGGAAATCTACGACAAGGACTACAAGAAGCAGTTCGAATCGCTCGGCATCTGGTACGAGCATCGGCTGATCGATGATATGGTTGCGTACTGCATGAAGGCCGAAGGTGGCTTTGTGTGGGCCTGTAAAAACTACGACGGCGATGTCCAGTCCGACACGGTCGCCCAGGGTTTCGGTTCGCTCGGTCTAATGACATCGGTGCTGGTGTGTCCCGATGGACGCACGGTCGAATCGGAAGCTGCGCACGGTACCGTCACGCGGCACTACCGCCAGCATCAACAGGGTAAAGAAACGTCCACCAACCCGATTGCGTCGATCTTTGCCTGGACACGCGGTCTGTTGCACCGTGCCAAGCTGGACGATAATGCCGAGCTGAAGCGATTCGCCGAAACGCTCGAAAAGGTGTGCATCGACACGATCGAGTCGGGCTTCATGACCAAAGATTTGGCCATCTGCATCAAGGGCATGGCCAATGTGAAACGCTCTGATTACATGGAAACGTTCGAGTTTATGACTAAGCTGGGAGATAATCTGCAGGCGGCCCTTACGCAGAGCCGGCTGTAG
- the LOC128301662 gene encoding uncharacterized protein LOC128301662, which translates to MADQRPSTSQQLTRQNQQHQQQQQNQQQQQQQENRQGRKRRLSMNRKKGNKKGARKQDESEEPITSKLLPPVIQSLSTCPPDGEMNAFIAALQPLPVEVDTALNMVKDDLHRVLQLYNDKVTIYEFGSIKSGLLLKDSDIDFYIHYASEKNDRAEQTKLIHIISSRMDRDPCFTGMVKILGAKVPLLRAVHVRTNLQCDINFSNARGCYNSKFIHAIMKYDVRIHQLTLIVKFWAQCAYILTPHKQMNSYCLIMMVIFYLQTRKLPVIPSIEDMQKGIGRIEFGPWNLGYPQEIRYKTLNSNSVKGLLMGFFKYYLEFDFAKNVISPFVGRLFSLAELEKKAIRELVPYYRAVEREDYPEFVGGPCISIQDPFELNVNVGKVLRMGALMDQMKLSLKHAYDLCQRLQSKEFSKLLIALFTDVQRIPKKVKETKNANAPTPSTSSSAIPSGTTINGTIGPQPGPSAGSSVPKTGSRYTCRLPPFENELYLVKQILQARDPGRKTIITEERVRQLWLDCMPDFIEDILRKLYMVKVELIDTPAVAGDTGTNRTYQLTCERQVFIARKRISISNEEDLKREIEISKSKWERNHQLQFSTRAEMVAVDGAIELRVPIDQPKNGPFRLFIDTCFLVHIRKCLRGYFMVMLAKAKEKARQSKHEPVSVVGNGMDGTVEKSGAPVEILPAQPDDGIDTELSNSVREQVDRSPALEASMGQPLTTDRETNNDTGTPVVRSTNQS; encoded by the coding sequence ATGGCAGATCAGCGACCAAGCACCTCTCAGCAGCTGACGCGTCAGaaccagcagcaccaacagcaacagcagaaccagcagcagcaacagcagcaagaaAATCGTCAAGGTCGCAAACGCAGACTATCGATGAATCGAAAGAAGGGCAATAAGAAAGGTGCTCGGAAACAGGACGAAAGTGAGGAACCGATTACTAGTAAGCTTCTTCCGCCGGTCATTCAAAGTTTGAGCACGTGTCCACCGGACGGTGAAATGAATGCGTTCATTGCTGCTCTCCAACCCTTACCCGTGGAGGTAGACACGGCGCTCAACATGGTTAAGGACGATCTGCACCGCGTACTGCAGCTGTACAACGATAAAGTCACTATCTATGAGTTCGGTTCGATTAAATCGGGCTTGCTGCTGAAGGACAGCGATATCGACTTTTACATACATTATGCGAGCGAGAAGAACGACCGTGCTGAGCAAACGAAACTGATCCATATCATAAGCTCCCGTATGGATAGGGATCCTTGCTTTACCGGCATGGTGAAGATACTTGGGGCCAAGGTGCCGCTGCTGCGTGCCGTGCACGTGCGTACGAATCTTCAGTGCGACATTAACTTTAGCAATGCGCGCGGTTGCTACAACAGCAAGTTTATCCACGCCATCATGAAGTACGACGTGCGCATCCATCAGCTGACGCTGATAGTGAAGTTTTGGGCACAGTGTGCCTACATTCTGACGCCTCACAAGCAAATGAATTCGTACTGCCTCATTATGATGGTTATATTTTACCTGCAGACGCGCAAGCTACCCGTCATACCATCGATCGAGGACATGCAAAAGGGTATCGGACGAATTGAGTTTGGACCGTGGAATTTGGGCTACCCGCAGGAAATTCGCTACAAAACATTGAACTCCAACTCGGTCAAGGGGCTGCTGATGGGCTTCTTCAAGTACTACTTGGAGTTTGATTTTGCTAAGAATGTGATCTCACCGTTCGTCGGAAGGTTATTTTCGCTGGCGGAGCTCGAGAAGAAAGCGATCCGCGAGCTGGTACCGTACTATCGGGCGGTAGAACGCGAAGACTATCCGGAGTTTGTCGGTGGCCCGTGTATATCGATACAGGATCCGTTCGAGCTGAACGTAAACGTTGGAAAGGTGCTGCGCATGGGAGCACTGATGGATCAAATGAAGCTGAGTCTGAAGCATGCGTACGACCTTTGCCAGCGGCTTCAGAGCAAGGAATTTTCCAAGCTGCTCATAGCCCTGTTTACCGATGTGCAGCGGATCCCGAAGAAAGTGAAAGAGACAAAGAACGCGAATGCTCCCACACCGTCCACCTCATCGAGTGCAATTCCGAGCGGCACCACAATCAATGGAACGATAGGACCGCAACCGGGACCATCCGCTGGGAGTAGCGTACCAAAGACCGGGTCCAGATACACGTGCCGTTTGCCACCGTTCGAGAATGAGCTGTACCTGGTGAAGCAGATACTGCAGGCACGGGATCCGGGCCGTAAAACGATCATCACGGAAGAACGGGTCAGGCAGCTTTGGTTGGATTGTATGCCCGACTTTATTGAGGACATTCTGCGCAAGCTGTATATGGTGAAGGTGGAACTGATCGACACGCCGGCTGTTGCTGGTGACACGGGCACTAATCGCACCTACCAGCTTACCTgcgaacggcaggtgtttatTGCCCGCAAGCGCATCAGTATTTCGAACGAGGAGGATTTGAAACGCGAAATCGAAATATCCAAATCGAAATGGGAACGAAACCATCAGCTACAGTTCAGTACCCGGGCGGAGATGGTTGCGGTGGATGGTGCGATCGAACTACGCGTACCGATCGATCAGCCGAAAAATGGCCCATTTCGGCTGTTTATCGATACGTGCTTCCTTGTGCACATTCGCAAATGTCTCCGAGGGTACTTTATGGTGATGTTGGCAAAGGCAAAGGAAAAAGCTCGCCAGTCAAAGCACGAGCCGGTATCGGTTGTTGGGAATGGTATGGATGGAACAGTGGAGAAAAGTGGAGCTCCTGTAGAAATACTACCAGCACAACCGGATGATGGGATAGACACGGAGTTAAGCAATAGTGTAAGAGAACAGGTGGACAGGTCACCAGCGCTAGAGGCCAGTATGGGACAGCCATTGACAACAGACAGGGAAACTAATAATGACACGGGTACGCCGGTTGTAAGATCTACCAATCAGAGCTAA
- the LOC128301663 gene encoding snurportin-1 produces the protein MSDTDEPASKFIDQYKNYGRTDAILQEERRQRLLDKQKRSRELELDAGRVGLLEELETEQHACESMECQQNQTKRPQKSKTRIITSKLFANKVQQSEWMHERPDDLEQWLVRPCPVGQRCLLVFRQRLAIAFNKRGRSIASIRTKRPLRDAIVLDCILAKDRTFYILDALVLAQIDLVSCDCQFRFSWIESKFHDHSLGELFDTETANGKEGFRLSLLPLYDLAQHGAMEACWSHYPAFPGTSSKLDGYLFYHKESHYVYGKTPLVVWLFAFMLNDVLKLPAGLVNDQYLSDKPARYTGNYAEYIAEFDRMQAKRKRKPRVKKPAQTMDTTGESVDDQTDATLWEAMEAAPLDSDDDDLRPKEEDAMHQLEME, from the coding sequence ATGTCCGATACAGACGAACCGGCTTCGAAATTTATTGACCAGTACAAAAACTATGGACGAACTGACGCCATCCTGCAGGAGGAACGACGACAACGTTTGCTCGACAAACAGAAGCGATCCCGCGAGCTGGAACTGGATGCCGGGCGGGTCGGTTTGCTCGAAGAGCTCGAAACGGAACAGCATGCATGCGAATCGATGGAATGCCAACAGAACCAAACGAAACGTccgcaaaaaagcaaaacccgcATCATCACATCGAAGCTGTTCGCGAACAAGGTGCAACAGTCCGAATGGATGCACGAGCGGCCGGATGATCTTGAGCAGTGGCTCGTCCGGCCCTGTCCCGTAGGGCAACGGTGTTTGTTAGTGTTTCGCCAAAGGCTAGCGATCGCGTTCAATAAACGAGGCCGTTCGATTGCTTCCATCCGTACGAAACGGCCGCTGCGTGATGCGATCGTGCTCGATTGCATCCTGGCGAAAGATCGCACATTTTACATACTTGACGCACTCGTGCTCGCACAGATAGATCTAGTTAGCTGTGATTGTCAGTTTCGGTTCTCGTGGATCGAGTCTAAATTTCACGACCACAGTCTTGGCGAACTCTTCGATACGGAAACGGCCAACGGGAAGGAAGGTTTCCGGTTAAGTTTACTACCTTTATACGATCTAGCTCAACATGGCGCGATGGAAGCttgttggtcgcactatcctGCCTTTCCTGGTACCTCATCGAAGCTGGATGGGTATTTGTTTTACCACAAAGAGTCCCACTACGTGTACGGGAAAACACCGCTAGTTGTGTGGTTGTTTGCGTTCATGCTGAACGATGTGCTGAAACTTCCGGCGGGACTCGTAAATGATCAGTATCTGTCCGATAAACCGGCTCGTTATACCGGCAACTATGCGGAGTACATCGCCGAATTCGATCGTATGCAGGCGAAACGAAAGCGTAAACCACGCGTGAAGAAACCGGCCCAAACGATGGACACGACGGGTGAATCGGTGGACGATCAAACCGATGCAACACTGTGGGAAGCCATGGAAGCAGCTCCACTCGATTCGGATGATGACGATCTGCGTCCGAAGGAAGAAGATGCCATGCACCAACTcgaaatggaataa
- the LOC128304104 gene encoding deoxynucleotidyltransferase terminal-interacting protein 1: protein MVIQRVWRSSAASSSLNVPSASAAATVATSAISSAGTSVATTVATSASETSSTNSSSGSVLVNATEPEATAGLQSGMRQKLKNTLSGEATLEALKQRYGTGRSFVSQTANDAAIKSLELLRANIQCYFDKEVDTIVKKFHQTYFVPAIRNIKENLGEGAISDEALKSVFCSLLENTKAQYACQLSSPAGNSLSRANTPGMELSDSDSSTDNAPATGAATSLLHQALKRKLPEPNQPDLFKRQYFLHGPIFPHAQYQSLTTSQTNSGSGSNLAVGTVASRTTSVSFPTTVITPESLFILDFKAARVLGISDFRDRLANKHPEVLRYCPDTQDRDWLLQQKQVTPLNKNGRFFLLALDDVKKLIERNAFEHATAGRSGDLHGFKVTEMIYAKIQKLLKELTERQRATDGFESPKVPAAVAARPPRISSLSSSHATLTALLSTPHSQTSSEPVSSSSTVANLEGVELKRS from the exons ATGGTAATTCAGCGCGTTTGGCGTAGTTCGGCTGCTTCTTCGTCGCTCAATGTACCATCAGCGTCAGCTGCTGCGACGGTGGCCACTTCCGCTATTTCCTCGGCGGGAACGTCCGTGGCAACAACAGTTGCAACAAGTGCCTCAGAAACTTCGtcaacaaacagcagcagcggcagtgTGTTGGTGAACGCTACCGAACCGGAAGCCACCGCTGGGCTGCAGTCGGGCATGAGACAG AAGCTGAAAAACACTCTTTCCGGTGAGGCAACGCTGGAAGCATTGAAGCAGCGATACGGTACGGGTCGTTCGTTTGTGAGCCAAACAGCGAACGATGCGGCCATCAAGTCGCTGGAGCTTTTGCGTGCCAACATCCAGTGCTACTTCGACAAGGAGGTGGATACGATTGTGAAGAAGTTCCATCAAACGTACTTCGTGCCAGCGATTCGAAACATTAAGGAAAATCTTGGCGAGGGCGCTATTTCCGATGAGGCACTGAAGAGTGTGTTCTGTTCACTGCTGGAAAACACCAAAGCGCAGTACGCATGTCAACTATCTTCACCTGCAGGCAACTCACTGTCCCGCGCCAACACTCCCGGCATGGAGCTAAGTGATTCCGATTCCAGCACGGACAATGCACCGGCCACGGGAGCGGCCACCAGTTTGCTGCACCAAGCATTGAAACGGAAGCTTCCCGAACCGAACCAGCCGGATTTGTTCAAGCGGCAGTACTTCTTGCACGGTCCCATCTTCCCGCACGCCcagtatcagagtttaaccaCTTCGCAAACGAACAGCGGTTCCGGGTCGAACCTTGCGGTCGGTACTGTTGCATCACGAACGACGTCCGTGTCCTTTCCAACCACCGTCATCACCCCGGAAAGCCTGTTCATACTCGACTTTAAGGCAGCCCGTGTACTAGGCATTTCCGACTTCCGCGATCGTCTGGCCAACAAACACCCCGAGGTGCTACGCTACTGTCCCGACACGCAGGACCGGGATTGGTTGCTGCAACAGAAGCAGGTTACACCACTGAACAAAAACGGCCGGTTTTTCCTACTAGCACTGGACGATGTGAAAAAACTTATCGAACGAAATGCGTTTGAGCACGCGACAGCTGGCAGGTCCGGTGATCTCCATGGGTTTAAGGTGACGGAGatgatttatgcaaaaatacaaaagttgctaaaaGAACTCACCGAACGGCAACGGGCAACGGATGGGTTCGAATCACCGAAGGTACCCGCTGCGGTGGCCGCAAGGCCTCCACGTATCTCTTCGCTCAGTTCCTCGCATGCGACGCTGACGGCGCTACTGTCGACGCCCCACTCGCAGACATCCAGTGAGCCCGTGAGCAGTTCCTCTACGGTGGCCAACCTGGAGGGTGTCGAGTTGAAGCGTAGCTAA